A window of Ruania suaedae contains these coding sequences:
- a CDS encoding serine hydrolase domain-containing protein gives MSTYPTLDAFDFPVALAVSSDTRILSLDGEVEAARPWKSVTKLLTALATLIAVDRGHVHLDDPAGPEGSTVRHLLAHASGLPFEAGGPTQTPGQRRVYSNVGFETLAGHVSDAVDTDFALWAREVVLEPLELSTVEFHGSAAYAAGGSTLDALGLGLELLTPTLLDGDLAQQARTVAFPGLAGVLPGFGNQTHNDWGLGYEIRAGKSPHWTAPEADLATFGHFGQSGSFLWVDPQARLTAAFLGAQPFRADLHGELWPRLNSEILSAHA, from the coding sequence GTGAGCACCTACCCCACGCTGGACGCGTTCGACTTCCCCGTCGCCCTCGCCGTCTCCTCCGACACCCGGATCCTCAGCCTCGACGGTGAGGTCGAGGCCGCACGGCCGTGGAAGTCGGTGACGAAGCTGCTGACCGCCTTGGCGACCCTGATCGCCGTCGACCGCGGTCACGTGCACCTGGACGACCCGGCCGGGCCGGAGGGCTCGACCGTGCGGCACCTGCTCGCCCACGCCTCCGGGCTCCCCTTCGAGGCCGGCGGTCCGACCCAGACCCCCGGCCAGCGCCGCGTCTACTCCAACGTCGGCTTCGAGACTCTCGCCGGGCACGTCTCCGACGCCGTGGACACCGACTTCGCGCTCTGGGCCCGTGAAGTGGTGCTCGAGCCGCTGGAGCTGAGCACGGTGGAGTTCCACGGCAGCGCCGCCTACGCCGCCGGCGGCTCCACCCTGGACGCGCTCGGCCTCGGCCTGGAGCTTCTCACGCCGACCCTGCTCGACGGCGATCTGGCGCAGCAGGCGCGCACGGTGGCCTTTCCCGGGCTCGCCGGGGTGCTGCCCGGTTTCGGCAACCAGACCCATAACGACTGGGGGCTGGGGTATGAGATCCGGGCGGGCAAGTCACCGCACTGGACCGCACCCGAGGCCGATCTGGCCACGTTCGGGCACTTCGGCCAGTCCGGCAGCTTCCTGTGGGTGGACCCCCAGGCCCGGCTGACGGCGGCCTTCCTGGGTGCTCAGCCGTTCCGTGCCGATCTGCACGGGGAACTATGGCCGCGGCTGAACAGCGAGATCCTCTCCGCGCACGCCTGA
- a CDS encoding glutamine amidotransferase: MTRPLCFLASRTHEVAADAEYASVLAHTGLSEAELVRIRLDRGEPVGDVRRFAGIILGGSPFTVSTPEHEKSPVQRSVEATLLEVLEDVARYEIPFLGLCYGVGIVGRWAGGLVDATYAEDTAAVEISLTGAGRQDPLLAGLPERFRAYVGHKEACTTLPPGAVVLATSPACPVQMYRFGPGQYVTQFHPEMDAAAVRLRIEVYVNSGYFAPEDVAEVIARTASAEVAEAHAVLTSFARLCRSPVGHSGVRGEDLAVQPRP, from the coding sequence ATGACCCGTCCGCTGTGCTTCCTGGCGTCGCGCACCCACGAGGTGGCGGCGGATGCCGAGTACGCGAGCGTGCTGGCCCATACCGGGCTGAGCGAGGCCGAGCTGGTGCGGATCCGGCTCGACCGGGGCGAGCCGGTCGGCGACGTGCGCCGCTTCGCCGGGATCATCCTCGGCGGCAGCCCGTTCACGGTGAGCACCCCCGAGCACGAGAAGTCCCCGGTGCAGCGCAGCGTGGAGGCGACCCTGCTGGAGGTGCTGGAGGACGTCGCGCGCTACGAGATCCCGTTCCTCGGCCTGTGCTACGGCGTGGGAATCGTGGGTCGCTGGGCCGGCGGCCTGGTCGATGCGACCTACGCCGAGGACACCGCCGCAGTCGAGATCTCCCTCACCGGGGCCGGTCGGCAGGACCCGCTGCTGGCGGGGCTGCCCGAGCGTTTCCGTGCCTACGTGGGGCACAAGGAGGCGTGCACGACCCTGCCGCCGGGCGCCGTCGTGCTGGCCACCTCACCGGCGTGCCCGGTGCAGATGTACCGCTTCGGACCCGGTCAGTACGTCACGCAGTTCCACCCGGAGATGGACGCCGCAGCGGTCCGGTTGCGCATCGAGGTGTACGTCAACTCCGGCTACTTCGCGCCCGAGGACGTGGCCGAGGTGATCGCCCGCACCGCCAGCGCCGAGGTCGCGGAGGCCCACGCCGTGCTCACCTCGTTCGCGCGACTGTGCCGGTCACCGGTGGGCCACTCAGGCGTGCGCGGAGAGGATCTCGCTGTTCAGCCGCGGCCATAG